Proteins from a genomic interval of Caulobacter sp. NIBR1757:
- a CDS encoding TonB-dependent receptor codes for MRNYKLAIVATTALVGSLFATGAFAQSTGTAEVEEVVITGTSGPKNLEGAIVAETAAKSKSTLTDEFIQTQVAGQTVLQTLNILPSVNFTSNDAYGGSGGDVTIRGFDSQRISLNVDGIQLNDTGNYAIYSNQQLDPELISRVSTNLGTTDVDSPTASATGGTINYVTRRPATEFGGILQPSIGDDGYGRIFGLIDTGEIGPWGTRAFFAASYTKYDKFRGPGELEKKQFNGGIYQPLGDNGDFVSVTGHWNENRNNFFRRINIDNFNNGIIDPEYNDKCYLVGSGAGRQDDGSSTAVVPGDATTSPSACSNYYGLNINPSNTGNIRGQSRFSLGESFTLTVDPTFQYVMANGGGSTTINEYDARLAGSFYDSTNSTTRVANGVDLNGDGDILDRIRLYSPSNTNTRRYSVTSSLIWEINDTNRLRVAYTYDYGRHRQTGEYSKLSASGDPRDVFSGKDGYGTPVRTKDGEIFQKRDRFSIAILNQIALQYVGRFFDDALTVDVGVRAPFFKRELNNYCYQQDTFNAYCGNLTPAEADIATDGSTPNPAPGAPVAFERKYDKVLPNLGVTYRFLEGHSVYFNYSENLSAPRTDDLYDRIPADPEPETSKQYDLGYRYSAGPVILSASGFISDFDNYIIRAITNINGEDLATSINVGKVERWGIDGQIGWEVVENLNLYASYAFVHSEFKDDVPGTSVGSTIRTAGKQLPEVPERQFAARAQYKIAGFTIGLQTKWVDERFTNAINDERVPSYQVWDADVRYDLPWFNDKGAYLQLNVTNLLDEEYIADISTDIVGNRTGNLGAPKTVQLTLRAPF; via the coding sequence ATGAGAAACTACAAGCTCGCCATCGTGGCGACGACGGCTCTGGTCGGCAGCCTGTTTGCCACCGGCGCCTTTGCGCAATCCACCGGCACGGCCGAAGTCGAAGAAGTGGTCATCACCGGGACGTCGGGCCCGAAGAACCTTGAGGGCGCGATCGTCGCGGAGACCGCGGCGAAGAGCAAGTCGACGCTGACCGACGAGTTCATCCAGACCCAGGTCGCCGGCCAGACCGTTCTGCAGACCCTGAACATCCTGCCGTCGGTCAACTTCACCAGCAACGACGCCTACGGCGGCAGCGGCGGCGACGTCACCATCCGCGGTTTCGACTCGCAACGCATTTCGCTGAACGTCGACGGCATCCAGCTGAACGACACCGGCAACTACGCCATCTACTCGAACCAGCAGCTCGACCCGGAACTGATCTCGCGGGTCAGCACCAACCTCGGCACGACCGACGTCGACAGCCCGACCGCGTCGGCCACCGGCGGCACGATCAACTACGTCACCCGTCGTCCGGCCACCGAATTCGGCGGCATCCTGCAGCCCTCGATCGGTGACGACGGCTACGGCCGCATCTTCGGCCTGATCGACACCGGCGAAATCGGCCCCTGGGGCACCCGCGCCTTCTTCGCCGCCTCGTACACCAAGTACGACAAGTTCCGCGGCCCCGGCGAACTCGAGAAGAAGCAGTTCAACGGCGGCATCTACCAGCCGCTGGGCGACAACGGCGACTTCGTCAGCGTCACCGGCCACTGGAACGAAAACCGCAACAACTTCTTCCGCCGCATCAACATCGACAACTTCAACAACGGCATCATCGATCCCGAATACAACGACAAGTGCTACCTGGTCGGTTCGGGCGCTGGTCGTCAGGACGATGGTTCCAGCACCGCGGTGGTCCCGGGCGACGCGACGACCTCGCCGAGCGCCTGCTCCAACTACTACGGCCTGAACATCAACCCCTCGAACACCGGCAACATCCGCGGCCAGTCGCGCTTCAGCCTGGGTGAGAGCTTCACCCTGACCGTCGACCCGACCTTCCAGTACGTGATGGCCAACGGCGGCGGCAGCACGACGATCAACGAATACGATGCGCGTCTGGCGGGTTCGTTCTACGACTCCACCAACTCGACCACCCGCGTCGCCAACGGCGTCGACCTGAACGGCGACGGCGACATCCTCGACCGGATCCGCCTCTACTCGCCGTCGAACACCAACACCCGTCGTTACAGCGTCACCAGCTCGCTGATCTGGGAGATCAACGACACCAACCGTCTGCGCGTCGCCTACACCTACGACTACGGGCGTCACCGCCAGACCGGCGAGTACAGCAAGCTGTCGGCCAGCGGCGATCCGCGCGACGTGTTCTCGGGCAAGGACGGCTACGGCACGCCGGTTCGCACCAAGGACGGCGAAATCTTCCAGAAGCGCGATCGTTTCTCGATCGCCATCCTGAACCAGATCGCCCTGCAGTACGTCGGCCGCTTCTTCGACGACGCGCTGACCGTGGACGTCGGTGTTCGCGCGCCCTTCTTCAAGCGTGAGCTGAACAACTACTGCTACCAGCAGGACACCTTCAACGCCTACTGCGGCAATCTCACCCCGGCCGAAGCCGACATCGCGACGGACGGCAGCACCCCCAACCCGGCTCCGGGCGCGCCTGTCGCGTTCGAGCGCAAGTACGACAAGGTTCTGCCGAACCTCGGCGTCACCTACCGCTTCCTGGAAGGTCACTCGGTCTACTTCAACTACTCCGAGAACCTGTCGGCTCCCCGTACGGACGACCTGTACGACCGGATCCCGGCTGACCCGGAACCGGAAACCAGCAAGCAGTACGACCTCGGCTACCGTTACTCGGCCGGCCCGGTGATCCTGTCGGCTTCGGGCTTCATCTCGGACTTCGACAACTACATCATCCGCGCCATCACCAACATCAACGGTGAAGACCTCGCCACCTCGATCAACGTGGGCAAGGTCGAGCGTTGGGGGATCGACGGCCAGATCGGCTGGGAAGTCGTCGAGAACCTGAACCTCTACGCGTCCTATGCCTTTGTTCACAGCGAGTTCAAAGACGACGTCCCGGGCACCTCGGTCGGCTCGACGATCCGCACCGCCGGCAAGCAACTGCCGGAAGTTCCGGAGCGCCAGTTCGCCGCCCGCGCTCAATACAAGATCGCCGGCTTCACCATCGGTCTGCAGACCAAGTGGGTCGATGAGCGCTTCACCAACGCGATCAACGACGAGCGGGTCCCGTCCTACCAGGTCTGGGATGCCGACGTTCGCTACGACCTGCCCTGGTTCAACGACAAGGGTGCGTATCTCCAGCTGAACGTGACCAACCTGCTCGACGAAGAGTACATCGCCGACATCTCGACCGACATCGTCGGCAACCGGACCGGCAACCTCGGCGCCCCGAAGACCGTGCAGCTCACCCTGCGCGCGCCCTTCTAA
- a CDS encoding agmatine deiminase family protein — translation MTGPALIPAEWSPHRAMWLGYPSHGELWQEDLEAAREEVAALARALAGPGAERVRLMVCGDEAEADAKTRLAGVAGIEIVRGLFGDIWLRDTGPIFSGDGRALGFRFNGWGGKYQLEGDDQVAAQIAAASGAPLVENDFILEGGALDHDGYGTVLTTRQCLTNPNRNPGWGEAAAEAALAGALGAKKVLWLGEGLNRDHTDGHVDNLARFVAPGVIACPIAWGRRDPNAEVYDETAKLLGSMTDARGQRIQVMRIPSPGWTTDADGEMVPASHMNFIIANKAVICPTYDEKAGAFALDALASLFPERKVIGLPSTAILTGGGSFHCITQQEPA, via the coding sequence ATGACCGGTCCAGCTCTCATCCCCGCCGAATGGTCCCCCCACCGCGCCATGTGGCTGGGCTATCCCAGCCATGGCGAGCTCTGGCAGGAGGATCTCGAGGCCGCCCGCGAGGAGGTTGCCGCCCTGGCGCGCGCGCTGGCGGGTCCCGGAGCCGAGCGGGTCCGGCTGATGGTCTGCGGCGACGAGGCCGAGGCGGATGCGAAGACCCGCCTGGCGGGCGTCGCCGGCATCGAGATCGTCCGCGGCCTGTTCGGCGACATCTGGCTGCGCGACACCGGCCCGATCTTCTCCGGCGACGGCCGGGCGCTGGGCTTCAGATTCAACGGCTGGGGCGGCAAGTACCAGCTGGAGGGTGACGATCAGGTCGCCGCCCAGATCGCCGCCGCCTCCGGAGCGCCCCTGGTCGAAAACGACTTTATCCTCGAGGGCGGCGCCCTTGACCACGACGGCTACGGCACCGTCCTGACCACCCGCCAATGCCTGACCAACCCCAACCGCAACCCCGGCTGGGGCGAGGCCGCCGCCGAGGCCGCCCTGGCCGGCGCCCTGGGGGCGAAGAAAGTTCTGTGGCTGGGCGAGGGTCTGAACCGCGACCACACCGACGGTCACGTCGATAACCTGGCCCGCTTCGTGGCGCCGGGCGTCATCGCCTGCCCGATCGCCTGGGGCCGCCGCGACCCCAACGCCGAGGTCTATGACGAGACGGCCAAACTCCTGGGCTCGATGACCGACGCCAGGGGCCAGCGCATCCAGGTCATGCGCATCCCCTCGCCCGGCTGGACCACGGACGCCGACGGCGAGATGGTCCCGGCCAGCCACATGAACTTCATCATCGCCAACAAGGCGGTGATCTGCCCGACCTACGACGAGAAGGCCGGCGCCTTCGCCCTCGACGCCCTGGCCAGCCTGTTCCCCGAGCGCAAGGTCATCGGCCTGCCCTCGACCGCCATCCTCACCGGCGGCGGCAGCTTCCACTGCATCACCCAGCAGGAGCCGGCCTGA
- the aguB gene encoding N-carbamoylputrescine amidase — protein MSKTLTLAALQTHYGMDLDDNIARTVDLVRQAAAAGAQVILPSELFQGPYFCVAQEERWFAKAKPWREHPCVKALAPLAGELGVVIPISIFEREGPHYFNSLVMADADGSLMGVYRKSHIPDGPGYQEKYYFRPGDTGFKVWDTKHGRIGAGICWDQWYPECARAMALMGAQALLYPTAIGTEPHDATLDTALPWRRAMQGHAVSNVIPVVGANRIGFEPWEGYPNGGQRFYGSSFIADHRGDLIGDMGPDEEGFTSATVDLDFLDTHRAAWGFFRDRRPDLYGALSTGRPA, from the coding sequence ATGAGCAAGACTCTCACCCTCGCCGCCCTCCAGACCCACTACGGGATGGACCTGGACGACAACATCGCCCGCACGGTCGATCTCGTCCGCCAGGCCGCCGCCGCCGGGGCGCAGGTCATCCTGCCGTCGGAACTGTTCCAGGGGCCCTACTTCTGCGTGGCGCAGGAGGAGCGCTGGTTCGCCAAGGCCAAGCCGTGGCGGGAGCATCCGTGCGTGAAGGCCTTGGCCCCGCTGGCGGGAGAGCTGGGCGTGGTCATCCCGATCTCGATCTTCGAGCGCGAGGGGCCGCACTATTTCAACAGCCTGGTGATGGCCGACGCCGACGGCTCCCTGATGGGCGTCTACCGCAAGAGCCACATCCCCGACGGCCCTGGCTACCAGGAGAAGTACTACTTCCGTCCCGGCGACACCGGCTTCAAGGTCTGGGACACGAAGCATGGCCGCATCGGCGCCGGCATCTGCTGGGACCAGTGGTACCCCGAGTGCGCCCGCGCCATGGCCCTGATGGGCGCGCAGGCGCTGCTCTACCCCACCGCCATCGGCACCGAGCCGCATGACGCCACCCTCGACACGGCCCTGCCCTGGCGCCGCGCCATGCAGGGCCATGCGGTCAGCAATGTCATCCCCGTGGTCGGCGCCAACCGCATCGGCTTCGAGCCTTGGGAGGGCTACCCGAACGGCGGTCAGCGCTTCTACGGCTCCAGCTTCATCGCCGACCATCGCGGCGACCTGATCGGCGACATGGGCCCGGACGAAGAGGGGTTCACCAGCGCAACGGTCGACCTCGACTTCCTCGACACCCACCGCGCCGCCTGGGGCTTCTTCCGCGACCGCCGACCGGACCTGTACGGCGCCCTGAGCACGGGCCGCCCGGCGTGA
- a CDS encoding GNAT family N-acetyltransferase yields MIETERLILRNWRSSDLEPWVAMNADPEVMRFFPAVQTREESEGMMARNRDHIEREGFGLWAVERKGVGDFLGFTGLMALKDPNPLAPGVEAGWRLARHAWGQGYASEAASAALKDGFERIGLKSIVAFTATTNLPSQAVMTRIGMLRREDLDFDHPVLPKGHPLERHVVWEATA; encoded by the coding sequence GTGATCGAGACCGAGCGCCTCATCCTCCGCAACTGGCGCTCCTCGGACCTTGAGCCCTGGGTGGCGATGAATGCCGACCCGGAGGTCATGCGCTTCTTTCCCGCCGTGCAGACGCGCGAGGAGAGCGAAGGCATGATGGCGCGTAATCGCGACCACATCGAGCGCGAGGGCTTTGGCCTGTGGGCGGTCGAGCGCAAGGGCGTCGGGGACTTCCTCGGCTTTACCGGCCTGATGGCCCTGAAAGACCCCAACCCCCTGGCGCCCGGGGTCGAGGCCGGCTGGCGTCTCGCGCGTCACGCCTGGGGCCAGGGCTACGCCTCCGAGGCCGCGTCGGCCGCCCTCAAGGACGGCTTCGAGCGCATTGGCCTCAAGAGCATCGTCGCCTTCACCGCCACCACCAACCTACCGTCACAGGCTGTGATGACCCGCATCGGCATGCTCCGCCGCGAAGACCTCGACTTCGACCATCCGGTTCTGCCCAAGGGCCACCCGCTGGAACGTCACGTGGTCTGGGAAGCGACGGCCTAG
- a CDS encoding phosphatase PAP2 family protein: MSMKAFGHGVLMVAGVAMLGFGAVAQDAKTAAPAPAQAARPAGGYIPPAQLPDSLSIVGAPPALDSEQARADRAAFDASRSMEGTARWQQAIADVELFGDKAHRSFSCAIGKEISVARTPVLSKLLDRVVLDAGGSTNAAKKKYQRDRPMIGHDEAKLCVVREDWMKTNGSYPSGHAAAGMAWGLVLAELAPDKASQAVTRGREFGDSRWICGVHFQSDVTAGQIMAAATVSRLHAEPAFTADMALAKAELDKAPAATGCGG; encoded by the coding sequence ATGTCGATGAAGGCGTTCGGGCATGGCGTGCTGATGGTCGCCGGGGTGGCGATGCTGGGCTTCGGGGCGGTGGCGCAGGACGCCAAAACGGCGGCCCCCGCGCCCGCTCAGGCCGCGCGACCAGCCGGCGGCTACATCCCCCCGGCCCAACTGCCCGACAGCCTCTCCATTGTCGGCGCGCCGCCGGCCCTGGACTCCGAGCAGGCCAGGGCCGACCGGGCCGCCTTCGACGCCAGCCGGTCGATGGAGGGCACGGCGCGCTGGCAACAGGCCATCGCCGATGTCGAGCTGTTCGGCGACAAGGCCCACCGCTCCTTCTCCTGCGCCATCGGCAAGGAAATCAGCGTGGCCAGGACGCCAGTCCTGTCGAAGCTGCTCGACCGCGTCGTGCTGGACGCCGGCGGCAGCACCAACGCCGCCAAGAAGAAGTACCAGCGCGACCGGCCGATGATCGGTCACGACGAGGCGAAGCTCTGCGTCGTGCGCGAGGACTGGATGAAGACCAACGGCTCCTACCCCAGCGGCCACGCCGCCGCCGGCATGGCCTGGGGCCTGGTGCTGGCCGAGCTGGCCCCCGACAAGGCCAGCCAGGCGGTGACCCGTGGCCGCGAGTTCGGCGACAGCCGCTGGATCTGCGGGGTGCACTTCCAGAGCGACGTCACGGCCGGCCAGATCATGGCGGCGGCCACGGTCTCCCGCCTGCACGCCGAGCCGGCCTTCACCGCCGACATGGCCCTGGCCAAGGCGGAACTGGACAAGGCGCCGGCGGCGACAGGTTGCGGCGGCTAG
- a CDS encoding TonB-dependent receptor, with amino-acid sequence MRRPAFLLGASLLALSLAAPAFAQQAAPPAPEDDGDVSEVIVTGAPFAVSLDTVTSSVTVVGRDQLDIAAPSGLGDLLAGQPGLRSTFFGPGASRPVIRGLSGPRVLVLQNGVGLVDASALSPDHAVASDPGEASRIEVLRGPSTLAYGGSGIGGVVNIIDDHIPSRLPEGGIDGRISASASSVDEGRSVSFGLHAASGPVVFSIDGVSRRADDYEVPGTPVSSRLAAAEGLTVDPARTVRNTDLRLDAYGVGVSFVTDEGFVGLALKQTDTLYGVPYAQITAPIDPDDEGPVAIDLHQIRFDFRSEIPFTVGPFETMRSSIGYADYEHAEVLRNTGETGTRFLSKGVEGRFEFVQREIGPLKGAVGVQALSRHFNSIGDEASVPKTDIQELGVFTLQRLDYGGWGIDAGLRVDRRDLDADLVGRLASAPAASYGLNWISADNAPSFTNVSGSVGVFIKPSEGQFYALTVARNARAPTEGELYSDGPHPGTGAFEIGDPGLDPETVLSVEATGRWTYDRFRAEGHLWYASYDGYIDQLPTGDVEDNLPVFRYVQSNATFYGFELEGTYDLWVDGGRTLSAQVSADFVRGDTDDGTPARIPPWSTTGKLIWESDMFDANLEVRYVAEQDRVAAFELPTDSYTMVNLYGAVKPFKNPDLRLFAELRNATDELAREHVSFLKDIAPLPGRSFRAGVAVRF; translated from the coding sequence ATGCGCCGACCTGCTTTTCTTCTGGGCGCCAGCCTGCTGGCCCTCTCCCTGGCGGCTCCCGCCTTCGCCCAACAGGCCGCCCCGCCCGCGCCGGAAGACGACGGCGACGTTTCGGAGGTCATCGTCACCGGCGCCCCCTTCGCGGTTTCGCTGGATACCGTCACCAGCAGCGTCACCGTCGTCGGCCGCGATCAGCTCGACATCGCCGCCCCCTCCGGCCTCGGCGACCTGCTGGCCGGCCAGCCGGGCCTGCGCTCGACCTTCTTCGGCCCGGGCGCCAGCCGCCCGGTGATCCGGGGCCTGTCGGGCCCTCGCGTGCTGGTGCTGCAGAACGGCGTCGGCCTGGTCGACGCCAGCGCCCTGTCACCGGACCACGCGGTCGCCTCCGACCCGGGCGAGGCCTCGCGCATCGAGGTGCTGCGCGGCCCCTCGACCCTGGCCTATGGCGGCAGCGGTATCGGCGGGGTGGTCAACATCATCGACGATCACATCCCCAGCCGTCTGCCTGAAGGCGGCATCGACGGCCGGATTTCCGCTTCCGCCTCCAGCGTCGATGAGGGGCGCTCGGTGTCCTTCGGCCTGCACGCGGCCAGCGGGCCGGTCGTCTTCTCGATCGACGGCGTCTCGCGCCGGGCCGACGACTACGAGGTTCCCGGCACGCCGGTCAGCAGCCGCCTGGCCGCCGCCGAGGGCCTGACCGTCGATCCGGCCCGCACCGTGCGCAACACCGACCTCAGGCTGGACGCCTACGGCGTGGGCGTCTCCTTCGTCACCGACGAGGGCTTCGTCGGCCTGGCGCTGAAGCAGACCGACACGCTCTACGGCGTGCCCTATGCGCAGATCACCGCCCCGATCGACCCCGACGACGAGGGTCCGGTCGCCATTGACCTGCACCAGATCCGCTTCGACTTCCGCTCGGAAATCCCCTTCACCGTGGGTCCGTTCGAGACCATGCGCTCCTCGATCGGATACGCCGACTACGAGCACGCCGAGGTGCTCCGCAACACCGGCGAGACCGGCACCCGCTTCCTGTCCAAGGGCGTGGAGGGCCGATTCGAGTTCGTCCAGCGGGAGATCGGCCCGCTGAAGGGGGCGGTCGGCGTCCAGGCCCTGTCGCGGCATTTCAACTCCATCGGCGACGAGGCTTCGGTGCCGAAGACCGACATCCAGGAACTGGGCGTCTTCACCCTGCAACGGCTCGACTACGGCGGCTGGGGTATCGACGCGGGCCTGCGGGTCGATCGGCGCGACCTCGACGCCGACCTCGTCGGTCGCCTCGCCAGCGCCCCGGCGGCCTCCTATGGCCTCAACTGGATCAGCGCCGACAACGCGCCCAGCTTCACCAATGTCTCCGGATCGGTCGGCGTCTTCATCAAGCCGAGCGAGGGACAGTTCTACGCCCTGACCGTGGCCCGCAACGCCCGCGCCCCGACCGAGGGCGAACTCTATTCGGACGGCCCGCACCCGGGCACCGGCGCCTTCGAGATCGGCGACCCCGGCCTCGACCCGGAAACCGTGCTCAGTGTCGAGGCCACCGGCCGCTGGACCTACGACAGGTTCCGCGCCGAGGGCCACCTCTGGTACGCGTCCTACGACGGCTATATCGACCAGCTTCCGACCGGCGATGTCGAGGATAACCTGCCGGTGTTCCGCTATGTGCAGAGCAACGCCACCTTCTACGGCTTCGAGCTGGAGGGGACCTACGACCTGTGGGTCGATGGCGGCCGCACCCTGTCGGCCCAGGTCAGCGCCGATTTCGTGCGTGGCGACACCGACGACGGGACGCCGGCGCGCATCCCGCCGTGGTCGACCACCGGCAAGCTGATCTGGGAAAGCGACATGTTCGACGCCAACCTCGAGGTCCGCTACGTGGCGGAGCAGGATCGGGTCGCCGCCTTCGAGCTGCCGACGGACAGCTATACCATGGTCAACCTCTATGGGGCGGTGAAGCCCTTCAAGAACCCCGACCTGCGGCTCTTCGCCGAGCTGCGCAACGCCACAGACGAACTGGCCCGCGAGCACGTCAGCTTCCTGAAGGACATCGCCCCGCTCCCCGGCCGGTCGTTCCGCGCCGGGGTGGCGGTCCGGTTCTAA
- a CDS encoding MaoC family dehydratase, with the protein MPIRYPEILSMTSEPAPYQWGDRETMLYALGIGLGADPMNETELPFVYESGLKAVPTMATTVAWGAGPAIGSMINFLMVVHGEQKCEFHVPFPTEAQITAEGRVIGAYDKGDKGAVIYNETVLRDAKTGEKIATLTGSTFARGDGNFGGPSEGAPEPHEVPARAPDKTVEISTSPDQALIYRLSGDRNPLHSDPKVAKMAGFPRPILHGLCTYGITCRAVLQEYAGFDPARIKSHQVRFSSPVFPGETIAVDLWQDADVISFEARVKERGVTVIRNGKTVLG; encoded by the coding sequence ATGCCGATCCGCTACCCCGAGATCCTGTCGATGACCAGCGAGCCCGCCCCCTACCAATGGGGCGACCGCGAAACCATGCTCTACGCGTTGGGCATCGGCCTCGGCGCCGATCCGATGAACGAGACCGAGTTGCCCTTCGTCTACGAGAGCGGGCTGAAGGCGGTGCCGACCATGGCCACCACGGTCGCCTGGGGGGCCGGGCCGGCGATCGGCTCGATGATCAACTTCCTGATGGTCGTGCACGGCGAGCAGAAGTGCGAGTTCCACGTCCCCTTCCCCACCGAGGCCCAGATCACCGCCGAGGGCCGGGTCATCGGGGCCTATGACAAGGGCGACAAGGGCGCGGTCATCTACAACGAGACGGTGCTGCGGGATGCGAAGACCGGCGAGAAGATCGCCACCCTGACCGGCTCCACCTTCGCCCGCGGCGACGGCAACTTCGGCGGCCCGTCGGAAGGCGCGCCGGAACCGCATGAGGTTCCCGCCCGCGCGCCCGACAAGACCGTCGAGATTTCGACCAGCCCCGACCAGGCGCTGATCTACCGGCTGTCCGGCGACCGCAATCCGCTGCATTCGGACCCGAAGGTCGCCAAGATGGCCGGATTCCCCCGGCCCATCCTGCATGGCCTCTGCACCTACGGCATCACCTGCCGGGCGGTGCTGCAGGAATATGCCGGCTTCGATCCCGCCAGGATCAAGAGCCACCAGGTCCGCTTCTCCTCCCCGGTCTTCCCGGGCGAGACCATCGCCGTCGATCTCTGGCAGGACGCCGATGTCATCTCCTTCGAGGCCCGCGTGAAGGAACGCGGGGTGACGGTGATCCGCAACGGCAAGACGGTTCTGGGTTAG
- a CDS encoding SapC family protein, which translates to METSTVTNVSPVAGNVLFYNSPEPLSKEMHGKMGVKQLPGPFAFAAQGHVVPLTVAEFQFAALCFPIIFAGEQRQPLAVLGINPGDNLFVDAAGTFTNGVYVPAYIRRYPFVLAQDEAQGRMIVCIERGAEMFAETGFDVPLFDDAGEPSTYTQNAIKFCEDFEGERRRTENFVNLIKELDLLETKQATFTPTNPDGTQGATVVIAEYFAVSEEKLRGLSAEKLVELRDNGALERIYNHMTSLAGWDRLVAIASEKAQATAAGNA; encoded by the coding sequence ATGGAAACGTCCACCGTCACCAACGTCAGCCCGGTCGCCGGCAACGTCCTGTTCTACAACTCGCCCGAGCCGCTGAGCAAAGAGATGCACGGCAAGATGGGTGTGAAGCAGCTGCCGGGCCCGTTCGCCTTCGCCGCTCAGGGCCATGTCGTCCCGCTGACCGTCGCCGAATTCCAGTTCGCGGCCCTCTGCTTCCCGATCATCTTCGCCGGTGAACAGCGCCAGCCGCTGGCCGTTCTGGGCATCAACCCGGGCGACAACCTGTTCGTCGATGCCGCCGGCACCTTCACCAACGGCGTCTATGTGCCGGCCTACATCCGCCGCTATCCCTTCGTCCTGGCCCAGGACGAGGCGCAGGGCCGGATGATCGTCTGCATCGAACGCGGCGCCGAAATGTTCGCCGAAACCGGCTTCGACGTGCCGCTGTTCGACGACGCCGGCGAGCCCAGCACCTACACCCAGAACGCCATCAAGTTCTGCGAAGACTTCGAGGGCGAGCGTCGCCGCACCGAGAACTTCGTCAACCTGATCAAGGAACTGGACCTGCTGGAAACCAAGCAGGCCACCTTCACCCCGACCAACCCGGACGGCACCCAAGGCGCCACCGTGGTCATCGCCGAGTACTTCGCCGTCTCGGAAGAGAAGCTGCGCGGCCTGTCGGCCGAGAAGCTGGTCGAGCTGCGCGACAACGGCGCGCTCGAGCGCATCTACAACCACATGACCAGCCTGGCCGGCTGGGACCGCCTGGTGGCCATCGCCTCCGAGAAGGCCCAGGCCACCGCCGCCGGCAACGCCTAG
- a CDS encoding DUF4287 domain-containing protein: protein MSEAVKGPASYFPSIEKKYGQPIAHWQQIVRDGYPAKHMELVAILKDQHGLGHGHANAVVAYTLAQDGLK, encoded by the coding sequence ATGAGCGAGGCCGTGAAAGGGCCGGCGTCCTACTTCCCGTCGATCGAGAAGAAGTACGGCCAGCCGATCGCCCACTGGCAGCAGATCGTCCGCGACGGCTATCCGGCCAAGCACATGGAACTGGTCGCCATCCTGAAGGACCAGCACGGGCTGGGGCACGGGCATGCCAATGCGGTGGTCGCCTACACGCTGGCTCAGGACGGGTTGAAGTAG